In Providencia zhijiangensis, a single window of DNA contains:
- a CDS encoding glycine cleavage system transcriptional repressor, whose amino-acid sequence MPKTEPQFLVITALGTDRPGIVNTITRLVSECDCNIEDSRLAMFGEEFTFIMMLSGSWNAITLLEAILPTKGAELDLLIVMKRTHSVQKTYYPSTVTVNVMVDDAPRIIEQFTNLFTTQQCNIAELISKTQPANDTQPAQLEIQITAHDPLDDNGIIIKNKFQQLCTMLNAKGNISIVNNPKMQS is encoded by the coding sequence TTGCCTAAGACTGAACCGCAATTTCTTGTTATTACTGCGCTGGGAACAGATCGTCCGGGCATTGTGAATACAATTACACGCCTTGTCAGTGAATGTGATTGTAATATTGAGGATAGTCGACTCGCTATGTTTGGCGAGGAATTTACTTTTATAATGATGTTATCCGGCAGTTGGAATGCTATCACGCTTCTAGAGGCGATTTTACCAACTAAAGGGGCAGAGTTAGATTTGCTGATTGTTATGAAACGCACGCATAGCGTACAAAAAACCTACTATCCGTCTACTGTAACCGTGAATGTAATGGTCGACGATGCGCCGCGTATTATTGAACAATTTACCAATTTGTTTACCACTCAACAGTGCAACATCGCAGAATTGATTTCTAAAACACAGCCTGCAAATGATACACAACCGGCTCAATTGGAAATTCAAATTACAGCCCATGACCCACTGGATGATAATGGCATAATTATAAAGAATAAATTTCAACAACTATGTACAATGCTAAATGCCAAAGGCAACATCAGTATTGTTAACAACCCCAAAATGCAGAGTTAA
- the bcp gene encoding thioredoxin-dependent thiol peroxidase, whose translation MNPLKAGDKAPQFSLPDQDGEIINLSDFQGQRVLVYFYPKAMTPGCTVQACGLRDEMDTLKAKGVEVLGISTDKPEKLARFAEKELLNFTLLSDEDHQICEQFGVWGEKQFMGKTYDGIHRISFLVDANGTIEHVFDDFKTSNHHEIVLAYINANA comes from the coding sequence ATGAACCCATTGAAAGCCGGTGATAAGGCACCTCAATTTAGCCTTCCTGACCAAGATGGTGAAATCATCAATCTTTCTGATTTCCAGGGTCAACGCGTATTAGTTTACTTTTATCCTAAAGCGATGACGCCAGGCTGTACAGTTCAAGCATGTGGACTGCGTGATGAGATGGATACACTAAAAGCAAAAGGTGTCGAAGTTTTAGGTATTAGTACAGACAAACCAGAAAAATTGGCTCGTTTCGCTGAAAAAGAGTTATTAAACTTCACACTGTTATCCGATGAAGATCATCAAATTTGTGAACAATTTGGTGTGTGGGGTGAAAAACAATTTATGGGTAAAACTTATGACGGTATCCACCGCATTAGTTTCCTTGTCGATGCAAATGGCACCATCGAGCACGTATTTGACGATTTTAAAACCAGTAACCATCATGAAATCGTATTAGCGTACATCAACGCTAACGCCTAA
- a CDS encoding AI-2E family transporter: MLEMFLQWYRRRFADPQAVALFSLLVIGFLVIFFFSSILAPLLVAIVLAYLLEWPTHLLQRLGLSRVLAVSIILTLFAGISAMVILIIAPTAWQQGINLVADLPNMVNRFSEFARRLPEQYPALVDAGIIDMMADNVRSRLSVVAESVVKASVASLIGIFTLAIYLVLVPLMMFFLLKDKEKITKSFVKLLPKNRQLVSKVWLEMNQQITNYLRGKVTEMVIVGVCTYIGFAYFDLRYSVLLSVLVGVSVLIPYIGAVAATIPVVLVALFQWGIGTEFWSLFIVYLVIQGLDSNIVVPLLYSEAVNLHPLVIILSVVIFGGLWGFWGVFFAIPLATLIKAVINAWPQDLSDSETTEKIEG, from the coding sequence ATGTTAGAAATGTTTTTACAATGGTACCGTCGGCGCTTTGCTGACCCGCAAGCAGTTGCGTTGTTTAGTTTGCTGGTTATTGGCTTTCTGGTCATCTTTTTCTTCAGCAGTATACTGGCTCCATTATTAGTCGCAATTGTCTTAGCATATTTACTTGAATGGCCAACACATTTACTCCAACGACTGGGTTTATCCCGCGTTTTAGCGGTTAGCATCATTTTGACCTTGTTTGCTGGAATAAGTGCCATGGTGATCTTAATTATTGCACCAACAGCGTGGCAACAAGGGATCAACCTCGTGGCGGATTTACCTAACATGGTCAATCGCTTTAGCGAGTTTGCTCGCCGATTACCGGAGCAATATCCCGCACTGGTAGATGCTGGCATCATTGATATGATGGCAGATAATGTGCGCAGTAGATTGTCAGTTGTTGCGGAGTCTGTGGTGAAAGCGTCGGTGGCCTCACTAATTGGTATTTTCACCTTAGCAATCTATCTGGTTTTAGTACCATTGATGATGTTTTTCTTATTAAAAGATAAAGAAAAAATCACCAAAAGCTTTGTTAAACTTCTCCCGAAAAATCGCCAGTTAGTCAGTAAAGTCTGGTTGGAAATGAATCAGCAAATTACCAACTATTTGCGTGGTAAAGTCACGGAAATGGTGATTGTGGGCGTCTGTACCTACATTGGTTTTGCTTATTTTGATTTGCGTTACTCAGTGTTGTTGTCCGTACTGGTGGGTGTTTCGGTGCTTATTCCTTATATTGGTGCGGTTGCGGCGACGATCCCTGTCGTGCTGGTGGCATTATTCCAATGGGGCATAGGTACTGAGTTCTGGTCACTGTTTATTGTTTATCTGGTGATCCAAGGGCTAGACAGCAACATCGTCGTGCCGCTGTTGTACTCAGAAGCCGTGAACTTACATCCACTCGTGATTATCTTGTCGGTGGTGATTTTTGGCGGGTTATGGGGATTCTGGGGCGTGTTTTTTGCGATCCCGCTTGCAACTTTAATCAAAGCGGTGATTAACGCGTGGCCACAAGATTTAAGTGATAGTGAGACAACAGAGAAAATAGAAGGCTAG
- a CDS encoding M48 family metallopeptidase, protein MTKKLKYPLLAILMSALIHSAVLPAYSAVEDTLPDIGTTAGGTLSINQEIIMGDAITRQIRGSTPLIYDPLLTQYVNKLGQRLVTNADSVKTPFKFYLVNNPNINAYAYFGGNVVLHSALFRYSQNESQLASVMAHEISHVTQRHLARMMEDQKATTPLAIAGTIGSLLLVMANPQAGFAALTGTFAGMQQGMISFTQANEQEADRIGLQTLRRSGFDPHAMADFMQIMSDQTRYMSKPPEILLTHPLPDSRLADARNRSNQYPKVHAPSSLDFMLARVRILSMYSPADQRNALDQIIENYNKGNAQEQMAAKYGKALLLSQDKKYSEAGVIISELLAKQPDNPWFIDSMTDIDIEQKQVGKAVARLQDALKKSPKNTVFIVNLANAYVSNGQYKEATNLLNKYTFDYPDDPIGWDLLAEASAKLGDRNAELAAYAEGMALRGNYDTAINYLSEASRKSRLGSYEQQRFDARIDELTRLKERDSNAKP, encoded by the coding sequence ATGACTAAAAAACTGAAATATCCACTGCTCGCTATCCTGATGTCCGCACTTATCCATAGTGCTGTATTACCTGCCTATAGTGCTGTTGAAGATACCCTACCCGATATTGGTACAACCGCGGGAGGAACGCTCAGCATTAACCAAGAAATCATTATGGGTGATGCCATCACTCGTCAAATTCGAGGAAGTACCCCACTCATTTATGACCCATTACTAACCCAGTACGTGAATAAACTGGGGCAACGTTTAGTGACGAATGCCGATTCTGTCAAAACGCCATTTAAATTTTACCTAGTCAATAACCCGAATATTAACGCTTACGCCTATTTTGGCGGTAACGTGGTTCTTCACTCCGCACTGTTTCGTTATAGCCAAAATGAGAGCCAGCTTGCTTCCGTTATGGCGCACGAAATCTCTCACGTGACTCAGCGCCATCTGGCGCGAATGATGGAAGACCAAAAAGCCACAACGCCGTTAGCTATCGCAGGTACTATCGGTTCTCTATTACTGGTGATGGCGAACCCGCAAGCCGGTTTTGCCGCATTAACGGGAACATTCGCGGGAATGCAGCAAGGGATGATCAGTTTTACACAAGCCAATGAGCAAGAAGCCGACCGTATTGGCCTGCAAACATTGCGTCGTTCAGGGTTTGATCCTCATGCCATGGCTGATTTTATGCAAATCATGTCGGACCAAACCCGCTATATGTCTAAACCGCCAGAAATTTTACTGACTCACCCCTTACCAGACAGTCGTTTAGCCGATGCCCGTAACCGTTCAAACCAATATCCGAAAGTCCATGCCCCATCTTCATTAGACTTTATGTTGGCACGTGTTCGTATTTTGTCCATGTACAGCCCTGCGGATCAACGCAATGCACTGGATCAAATCATCGAAAACTACAATAAAGGCAATGCTCAAGAGCAAATGGCGGCGAAGTACGGTAAAGCATTATTATTATCTCAAGATAAAAAATACAGCGAAGCGGGCGTTATTATTTCTGAATTGTTAGCCAAGCAGCCGGATAACCCGTGGTTTATCGACTCCATGACCGATATCGATATTGAGCAAAAACAAGTTGGCAAAGCAGTTGCTCGTTTGCAAGATGCCTTGAAAAAATCACCGAAAAATACGGTGTTTATTGTCAACTTAGCGAACGCATACGTCAGTAACGGGCAATATAAAGAAGCCACTAATTTATTGAATAAATATACGTTTGATTACCCTGACGACCCTATTGGTTGGGATCTGCTTGCCGAAGCCTCAGCAAAACTAGGGGATCGTAATGCAGAATTGGCAGCGTATGCTGAAGGCATGGCACTGCGCGGTAACTATGACACTGCCATTAATTATTTAAGCGAAGCGAGCCGTAAAAGCCGCTTAGGTAGTTATGAACAACAACGTTTTGATGCGCGAATCGATGAACTTACTCGATTAAAAGAGCGCGATAGCAACGCAAAACCGTAA
- the arsC gene encoding arsenate reductase (glutaredoxin) (This arsenate reductase requires both glutathione and glutaredoxin to convert arsenate to arsenite, after which the efflux transporter formed by ArsA and ArsB can extrude the arsenite from the cell, providing resistance.) has product MTDSIKIYHNPRCSKSRETLALLQEKGITPTVVEYLTTPPSVADIEKLLKMLGFTDARQLMRTKEDIYKELKLADDSVTQAQLIQAMHDNPKLIERPIVVKGKKAKLGRPPEQVLEIL; this is encoded by the coding sequence ATGACGGATTCAATTAAAATTTATCACAACCCTCGCTGCTCCAAGAGTCGTGAAACGCTGGCTTTATTGCAAGAAAAAGGCATCACGCCAACGGTAGTTGAATATTTAACGACGCCACCTTCAGTAGCTGATATTGAAAAATTACTGAAGATGCTTGGATTTACCGATGCACGCCAGTTAATGCGCACCAAAGAAGATATCTATAAAGAGTTGAAATTAGCGGATGATAGCGTCACTCAAGCGCAGCTTATTCAAGCCATGCATGATAATCCAAAGTTAATTGAGCGCCCGATTGTAGTAAAAGGTAAAAAAGCCAAGTTAGGTCGCCCACCAGAGCAGGTGCTGGAAATTTTATAA
- the hda gene encoding DnaA inactivator Hda — protein MNTPSQLSLPLSLPDDETFASFYAGENEGLLSALKTAINQPHGSYIYYWSREGGGKSHLLHAACAELSEQGVAVGYVPLDKRAYFVPDVLEGMEHLSLVCIDNIQCIAGDEEWEMAIFNLYNRILEIGRTCLLITGDRPPRQIDLKLPDLASRLDWGQIYKLHPLSDEDKICALQLRASIRGFELPEDVCRFVLKRLDRKMGTLFDILNKLDHASIVAQRKMTIPFVKDILKL, from the coding sequence CTGAATACACCATCTCAACTCTCATTACCACTTTCTCTTCCTGATGATGAAACCTTTGCCAGTTTCTATGCAGGGGAAAATGAGGGATTACTCTCTGCGCTAAAAACGGCGATTAATCAGCCTCATGGTAGTTATATCTATTACTGGTCAAGAGAAGGGGGCGGTAAGAGTCATTTACTGCATGCGGCATGTGCTGAGTTGTCTGAGCAAGGTGTTGCTGTGGGTTATGTGCCGTTGGATAAACGCGCTTACTTTGTGCCTGATGTGCTCGAAGGTATGGAACATCTTTCTCTGGTCTGTATTGATAACATTCAATGCATCGCAGGAGATGAAGAGTGGGAAATGGCCATCTTCAATTTGTATAACCGCATTTTAGAAATTGGTCGAACGTGCTTACTGATCACCGGGGATCGCCCACCGCGCCAGATTGATTTGAAGCTGCCGGATTTAGCCTCTCGCCTCGATTGGGGGCAAATTTATAAACTGCACCCTTTAAGTGATGAAGACAAAATTTGTGCGCTGCAATTACGTGCCAGTATTCGTGGATTTGAATTGCCTGAAGATGTTTGTCGGTTTGTATTAAAACGGTTAGACAGAAAGATGGGCACCTTATTTGATATCTTAAATAAGCTTGATCACGCCTCGATTGTCGCTCAACGTAAAATGACCATTCCTTTCGTTAAAGATATTCTCAAATTATAA
- the uraA gene encoding uracil permease, with amino-acid sequence MTRRTISVEERPPLLQTIPLSFQHLFAMFGATVIVPILFGVNPATILLFNGIGTLLYLFICKGKIPAYLGSSFAFISPVLILLPLGYELALGGFIICGALFCIVALIVKVAGRGWINVMFPPAAMGAIVAVIGLELAQTAAGMAGLLPKEGAAVDSSTLIISITTLSVTILCAVVFRGFLSIIPILIGFLSGYALSYFMGIVDFTPVIEAPWFAIPTFYTPRFEWFAILTILPAALVVIAEHVGHLVVTANIVERDLMKNPGLHRSMFANGFSTMLSGFFGSTPNTTYGENIGVMAITKVYSTWVIGGAAIIAILLSCVGKLAAAIQLVPVPVMGGVSLLLYGVIGASGIRVLIDSKVDYNKPQNLILTSVILIIGVSGAVIHIGQAELKGMALATIVGILMALLFRFITFVRPEKQFVTSEVKVLDENKK; translated from the coding sequence ATGACACGCCGCACGATAAGTGTTGAAGAAAGACCACCATTACTACAAACCATTCCATTAAGCTTTCAACATTTGTTTGCCATGTTTGGGGCAACGGTTATTGTTCCTATTTTATTTGGCGTGAACCCGGCAACGATTTTATTATTCAACGGGATCGGTACGCTGCTGTATTTATTTATCTGTAAGGGCAAAATTCCCGCTTATTTAGGGTCGAGCTTCGCCTTTATTTCTCCAGTATTAATTTTACTGCCTCTTGGGTATGAGCTAGCGCTTGGCGGATTTATTATCTGCGGGGCACTGTTCTGTATAGTAGCATTGATTGTCAAAGTGGCAGGGCGCGGCTGGATCAACGTGATGTTTCCACCTGCAGCGATGGGGGCGATTGTCGCGGTTATCGGTCTAGAATTAGCGCAAACGGCAGCGGGTATGGCGGGCTTATTACCTAAAGAAGGCGCAGCGGTTGATTCAAGCACCTTAATTATCTCGATCACCACATTGTCGGTCACTATCTTGTGCGCCGTGGTTTTCCGTGGGTTCTTATCGATTATCCCAATCTTAATCGGTTTCCTATCAGGTTACGCGCTTTCCTACTTTATGGGGATTGTGGACTTTACACCAGTAATTGAAGCGCCATGGTTTGCTATTCCAACATTCTATACGCCACGTTTTGAATGGTTTGCGATTTTAACCATCCTACCTGCGGCGTTAGTGGTCATTGCGGAACACGTTGGGCACTTAGTGGTGACTGCGAATATCGTTGAGCGCGACTTAATGAAAAATCCTGGCTTACATCGCTCCATGTTCGCAAACGGTTTCTCTACCATGTTATCGGGTTTCTTTGGTTCAACGCCAAATACCACTTACGGCGAAAATATCGGCGTAATGGCGATTACTAAGGTCTACAGTACTTGGGTTATCGGTGGCGCGGCTATTATCGCTATATTACTCTCTTGCGTGGGTAAATTAGCGGCGGCAATTCAATTAGTGCCAGTACCTGTCATGGGTGGTGTTTCACTGTTACTGTACGGAGTCATCGGCGCTTCGGGTATTCGCGTTCTGATTGATTCAAAAGTTGATTATAACAAACCACAAAACCTGATTTTAACCTCAGTGATTTTAATCATCGGAGTGAGTGGCGCGGTGATCCACATTGGTCAAGCTGAACTGAAAGGGATGGCGCTGGCGACTATCGTCGGTATTCTGATGGCGCTGTTATTCCGCTTTATTACCTTTGTTCGCCCAGAAAAACAGTTTGTGACTTCAGAAGTGAAAGTCTTAGACGAAAATAAAAAATAA
- the upp gene encoding uracil phosphoribosyltransferase yields MKIVEVKHPLVKHKLGLMRDHDISTKRFRELASEVGSLLTYEATADLETEKVTIDGWCGPVEIEQIKGKKITVVPILRAGIGMMNGVLESIPSARISVVGIYRDEETLQPVPYFQKLVSNIDERMALIVDPMLATGGSMIATIDLLKKSGCNSIKVLVLVAAPEGIAALEAAHPDVELYTASIDQHLNDEGYIVPGLGDAGDKIFGTK; encoded by the coding sequence ATGAAGATCGTTGAGGTAAAACACCCTCTCGTTAAACATAAACTCGGCCTGATGCGAGATCATGACATAAGCACTAAGCGCTTTCGTGAACTGGCCTCAGAGGTTGGTAGCCTACTGACTTATGAAGCGACCGCTGACCTAGAAACTGAAAAAGTAACAATTGATGGTTGGTGTGGTCCTGTAGAAATTGAACAAATTAAAGGTAAAAAAATCACTGTAGTTCCTATTCTACGTGCCGGTATTGGCATGATGAACGGCGTATTGGAAAGCATCCCAAGCGCACGTATCAGCGTAGTGGGTATTTACCGTGATGAAGAAACGTTACAACCTGTCCCTTATTTCCAAAAATTAGTTTCTAACATTGATGAGCGTATGGCGCTGATTGTAGACCCAATGTTAGCAACGGGTGGTTCTATGATTGCAACCATCGACCTCCTGAAAAAATCTGGCTGTAATTCCATTAAAGTCTTAGTTTTAGTTGCTGCACCGGAAGGTATTGCTGCATTAGAAGCAGCGCACCCAGACGTTGAACTGTACACGGCTTCAATTGACCAACACTTAAATGATGAAGGTTACATTGTTCCGGGTCTAGGAGACGCGGGCGATAAGATATTTGGTACTAAATAA
- the purM gene encoding phosphoribosylformylglycinamidine cyclo-ligase: MTDKTSLSYKDAGVDIDAGNALVERIKGVVKETRRPEVMGGLGGFGALCALPQKYREPVLVSGTDGVGTKLRLAMDLKRHESIGIDLVAMCVNDLIVQGAEPLFFLDYYATGKLDVDTAASVITGIAEGCKQSGCALVGGETAEMPGMYHGEDYDVAGFCVGVVERSEIIDGTKVSAGDALIALASSGPHSNGYSLVRKILEVSKTNPETTQLAGKPLADHLLEPTRIYVKNVLELIAKNDIHAIAHITGGGFWENIPRVLPDNTQAIIDGNSWEWPAVFEWLQQAGDVTTHEMYRTFNCGVGIIIALPQTEVESALKLLTALGENAWQIGTIGDLPAGEEQVVIR; encoded by the coding sequence GTGACTGATAAAACCTCTCTCAGCTATAAAGATGCCGGTGTTGATATTGATGCAGGTAACGCATTGGTTGAACGTATCAAAGGTGTGGTGAAAGAGACTCGCCGTCCAGAAGTGATGGGAGGATTGGGAGGGTTCGGCGCACTGTGTGCCCTACCACAAAAATACCGTGAACCTGTTTTAGTTTCAGGCACTGACGGTGTGGGAACTAAACTACGCCTCGCGATGGACTTAAAACGTCATGAATCCATCGGTATCGATTTAGTCGCTATGTGCGTCAACGACCTGATTGTCCAAGGTGCTGAGCCACTGTTTTTCTTAGACTACTATGCAACTGGCAAGCTGGATGTGGATACCGCTGCAAGCGTTATCACTGGTATCGCGGAAGGCTGTAAGCAGTCTGGCTGTGCATTAGTCGGTGGTGAAACCGCTGAAATGCCGGGCATGTACCACGGCGAAGATTATGATGTTGCTGGCTTCTGTGTGGGTGTTGTTGAGCGCTCTGAAATTATTGATGGCACAAAAGTCAGTGCGGGCGATGCACTGATCGCGTTAGCCTCAAGCGGCCCTCACTCTAACGGTTATTCATTAGTGCGTAAAATTCTGGAAGTGAGCAAAACCAATCCAGAAACCACGCAATTAGCGGGCAAACCTCTCGCTGATCACCTGTTAGAACCAACCCGTATCTATGTTAAAAATGTCTTAGAACTGATCGCTAAAAACGACATTCATGCCATTGCACACATTACGGGCGGCGGCTTCTGGGAAAATATTCCTCGCGTTTTACCTGACAACACTCAAGCCATCATTGATGGCAACAGCTGGGAATGGCCTGCAGTCTTCGAATGGCTGCAACAAGCGGGCGATGTCACCACTCACGAAATGTATCGTACATTTAACTGCGGCGTCGGTATTATCATTGCCCTGCCACAAACCGAAGTTGAGTCTGCATTAAAACTGCTGACTGCGTTAGGTGAAAATGCATGGCAGATCGGAACCATTGGCGACTTACCTGCGGGTGAAGAGCAGGTTGTTATCCGCTAA
- the purN gene encoding phosphoribosylglycinamide formyltransferase — translation MKNIVVLISGSGSNLQSIIDACQRHEIDGQIVAVISNKSDAYGLVRAQEAGIPALCVSSKAFTDRQAYDAALLDAIEQYQPDLVVLAGFMRILTPEFVKHFTGKMLNIHPSLLPKYPGLHTHRRALENGDKEHGTSVHFVTEELDGGPIILQGHVPVLPQDTEDDLVERVKLQEHLIYPQVIAWFVSGRLVMQDGKALLDGQPLSATGFQAD, via the coding sequence ATGAAAAACATCGTTGTTTTGATTTCAGGCAGTGGCAGTAATTTGCAGTCGATTATTGATGCCTGCCAACGCCATGAAATCGATGGGCAAATCGTCGCAGTGATCAGTAATAAAAGCGATGCTTACGGTTTGGTTCGCGCACAAGAGGCTGGCATTCCAGCCCTTTGTGTTAGCTCAAAAGCGTTCACTGACCGCCAAGCCTACGATGCTGCACTGTTAGACGCTATCGAGCAATACCAACCGGATTTAGTGGTCTTGGCTGGGTTTATGCGCATTTTAACCCCTGAGTTTGTGAAACATTTCACAGGAAAAATGCTGAATATCCACCCTTCTTTACTGCCTAAATATCCGGGGCTGCATACCCATCGACGTGCACTTGAAAATGGTGATAAAGAACACGGCACTTCCGTGCATTTTGTTACTGAAGAGCTGGATGGCGGTCCGATTATTTTACAAGGACATGTGCCCGTTTTACCGCAAGACACCGAAGACGATTTGGTTGAACGTGTTAAACTGCAAGAGCACCTGATTTATCCTCAAGTTATTGCGTGGTTTGTTTCTGGTCGCCTTGTAATGCAAGACGGTAAAGCCCTACTCGATGGCCAGCCGTTATCGGCAACGGGCTTTCAAGCAGATTAA
- a CDS encoding SDR family oxidoreductase, translating into MKNNITLITGGDRGIGRATAINLAHKGHKVCIGYHTRQDCAQEVLDIIRHSGGTAIAVQADISQEEHIVSLFQQIDKELGPISGLVNNAGIIMPQASIEQLDAQRLARLFATNVSGSFLCAREAVKRMAFRHGGQGGAIVNVSSAASRLGSPHEYVDYAASKGAIDTMTIGLSLEVAGEGIRVNAVRPGFIYTDMHADGGEAARVDRVKDSLPMKRGGQPEEVAQAIAWLLSDEASYVTGSFIDLAGGK; encoded by the coding sequence ATGAAAAACAATATTACGTTGATAACGGGTGGTGATCGCGGCATCGGTCGAGCGACAGCAATCAATTTGGCTCATAAAGGTCATAAAGTTTGTATTGGCTACCACACTCGTCAAGATTGTGCACAGGAAGTTTTAGACATAATTCGGCATTCAGGTGGTACCGCCATTGCGGTGCAGGCTGATATTTCTCAAGAAGAACACATTGTTTCGTTGTTTCAGCAGATTGATAAAGAATTAGGCCCCATTTCTGGGTTGGTTAACAACGCAGGAATAATCATGCCTCAAGCCTCAATAGAGCAGCTAGATGCACAGCGATTAGCGCGATTATTTGCAACGAATGTCAGCGGTAGTTTTCTTTGTGCGCGTGAAGCGGTCAAACGTATGGCATTTCGTCATGGTGGGCAAGGTGGCGCGATTGTGAATGTTTCTTCTGCGGCATCTCGCCTTGGTTCTCCCCATGAGTATGTGGATTATGCCGCATCCAAAGGTGCCATCGATACAATGACGATTGGTTTATCGCTCGAAGTCGCTGGGGAGGGTATTCGAGTCAATGCCGTCCGCCCCGGTTTTATCTATACAGATATGCATGCCGATGGTGGTGAAGCTGCACGGGTTGATCGGGTTAAAGATAGTTTACCGATGAAACGTGGAGGTCAGCCAGAAGAGGTTGCCCAGGCAATCGCGTGGTTATTGTCTGATGAGGCATCTTACGTAACGGGAAGTTTTATCGATTTGGCAGGTGGGAAATAA
- a CDS encoding GNAT family N-acetyltransferase: MKIRFAVPAEAEECWNIRNQAIRYGCKNSYDEVVIAAWTPEKMPESYREVIVANPFFVIEDSDNRPVATGFLELSSSNIEAVFTLPEYTGRGLGSQIIEAIKDEARERGFEQLTLSSTLNAQAFYEKHGFIFERESIYYSALAQSELRCIEMSIKLQA; encoded by the coding sequence ATGAAAATCAGGTTTGCGGTGCCTGCGGAGGCTGAAGAATGCTGGAATATTCGAAATCAAGCTATACGTTACGGATGTAAGAACAGCTATGACGAGGTGGTTATTGCCGCTTGGACACCGGAGAAAATGCCTGAAAGCTACAGAGAGGTCATTGTCGCGAATCCTTTTTTCGTTATTGAAGATTCAGATAACCGGCCAGTAGCAACGGGCTTCCTGGAGCTTTCTTCAAGCAATATTGAGGCTGTTTTTACGTTACCGGAGTACACAGGTAGGGGGCTTGGCAGTCAAATCATTGAAGCCATCAAAGATGAAGCTCGTGAGCGTGGTTTTGAGCAATTAACGTTATCTTCAACGCTGAATGCCCAAGCTTTTTATGAGAAACATGGTTTTATATTCGAGCGGGAAAGCATTTATTACTCCGCGCTTGCACAGTCTGAGCTACGCTGTATAGAAATGTCGATAAAACTCCAAGCATAG
- a CDS encoding branched-chain amino acid transport system II carrier protein: MLATIIILACLVTAIGLTTGTACYFSQTTRASYGLLVTLSLVASAELAVLELNSLTEMAVPVQCAIYPAALIVVVLGIVRKWVDVQTNQYQLHFIAP; encoded by the coding sequence TTGTTAGCGACGATCATTATCCTAGCCTGCCTAGTCACTGCTATCGGTCTGACAACCGGAACAGCATGCTATTTCAGCCAGACGACCCGCGCGTCTTATGGTCTACTGGTGACGCTATCCCTGGTAGCATCAGCGGAACTTGCTGTGCTGGAACTGAATTCTCTCACCGAAATGGCAGTTCCCGTGCAGTGCGCCATTTACCCGGCTGCGCTGATCGTGGTCGTGCTGGGTATCGTTAGAAAATGGGTAGACGTGCAGACGAATCAGTATCAGTTGCATTTTATAGCGCCCTGA